The following are encoded together in the Candidatus Flexicrinis proximus genome:
- a CDS encoding DNA-binding protein, translating to MSISSRHVNPEGTRVFMGSILNEDLHTALGRLMTEHGIRAGSVQIIGGITDIEFRAFDFTAKVRRAPIIFSGALEIVSAHGHLSYLDGAPHVHLHATVTAPHSGVWGAGGHVQRAVAFAVEYIIQAFDGAELVRQFDETTGLWIWDLPEI from the coding sequence ATGAGCATTTCTTCGCGTCATGTCAACCCGGAAGGGACACGCGTATTCATGGGGTCAATCCTCAATGAGGATTTGCATACCGCGCTTGGCCGGCTGATGACCGAACACGGCATCCGTGCCGGCTCCGTGCAGATCATCGGTGGAATCACCGACATCGAGTTCCGTGCCTTCGACTTCACGGCCAAAGTCCGCCGCGCCCCGATTATCTTCAGCGGCGCGCTGGAAATCGTCAGCGCGCACGGGCATCTGAGCTACCTCGACGGCGCGCCGCACGTCCATCTCCACGCAACAGTCACGGCGCCCCACAGCGGCGTCTGGGGGGCCGGCGGGCACGTCCAGCGGGCCGTCGCATTTGCGGTCGAATACATTATCCAGGCCTTCGATGGCGCCGAGCTGGTTCGCCAATTTGACGAGACGACCGGCCTCTGGATCTGGGATCTGCCGGAAATCTAG
- a CDS encoding PD40 domain-containing protein, with the protein MIVWDVATGKRRGVFARQTGNGWTEIDPYSLYIPVKMLDIEWIAEGMWAVLGAFPVSPSGTVYEWRLDGETNEHQVWMRDLSMYRLDRWLIVNGTGGYAQHQIVLDAARWQAIVSAPDRRTAFRIHSDAILSGPSSDNLLTLHRLADFSIIETIDSDAARVRDMQWSSDGGRFVTVHGDEVRVWDSVTRMPLAISLRHTSRIFPIEFAWSPDGKRLAVVSNDPVTRYARTLGTVRVWDVATQRPLARSPLHDAYVASFQWSGDGKQIASFGMPLCCDPYSVIWDSATGEVTDHLVSSPTARTDATLHPTLPLIAVPVRVPETPDESWPYRGAGLRVVNYETGEVVADFDIRVANTNRFCPCAAEAPAWDPDGGSLAVRVSGSGDIYIVAVPDFS; encoded by the coding sequence GTGATTGTGTGGGACGTGGCGACAGGTAAGCGACGCGGTGTGTTCGCGCGGCAGACTGGTAATGGCTGGACGGAAATTGATCCGTACAGCCTTTATATACCAGTGAAAATGCTTGACATCGAGTGGATTGCCGAAGGGATGTGGGCAGTTTTAGGCGCATTTCCAGTCTCTCCATCAGGTACGGTATATGAATGGCGATTGGACGGCGAAACGAACGAACATCAGGTCTGGATGCGCGACCTATCAATGTATCGGCTCGACAGATGGCTGATCGTGAATGGAACCGGCGGTTACGCGCAACATCAGATAGTGTTGGACGCGGCGCGTTGGCAAGCTATCGTATCAGCACCGGATCGCAGGACAGCATTCCGTATCCACAGTGATGCGATACTATCGGGACCCTCTTCCGATAATCTGCTAACACTCCATCGTTTAGCGGACTTTTCAATCATAGAAACAATAGACAGCGACGCTGCACGAGTACGCGATATGCAATGGTCGTCGGATGGAGGGCGATTTGTTACCGTTCATGGTGATGAGGTGCGGGTTTGGGATTCAGTGACTCGTATGCCGTTGGCGATCAGTCTTCGACATACATCCCGAATCTTTCCAATCGAATTCGCGTGGTCGCCGGATGGCAAGAGATTGGCCGTTGTTAGTAATGATCCCGTGACACGGTACGCCCGTACGCTGGGAACGGTACGGGTGTGGGATGTCGCGACTCAGAGACCGCTGGCCAGATCGCCGCTCCACGATGCTTACGTGGCGTCGTTTCAGTGGAGTGGCGACGGAAAGCAGATTGCTTCGTTCGGAATGCCACTCTGCTGTGATCCATACTCAGTGATCTGGGACTCTGCGACAGGAGAAGTCACGGACCACCTTGTGTCGTCTCCAACAGCGAGGACGGATGCAACGTTGCATCCGACATTGCCGCTGATTGCCGTGCCGGTGAGGGTACCGGAGACCCCGGACGAGTCGTGGCCGTATCGCGGCGCGGGACTGCGCGTAGTGAATTACGAAACAGGCGAGGTTGTCGCCGACTTCGATATCCGGGTTGCCAATACCAATCGCTTCTGCCCATGCGCCGCCGAAGCTCCTGCGTGGGATCCTGATGGCGGTTCCCTCGCCGTGCGCGTCAGCGGCTCCGGCGACATATATATCGTTGCCGTCCCCGATTTTTCCTAA
- a CDS encoding S9 family peptidase, protein MTPLKYPATRTVDHVDEYHGVSVPDPYRWLEEMRSQEVLDWAGVQTGLAESVIRKDGRWPILRKRLNQLARFNKVTPPKRAGNMKFYFETDGVVSQPWIMIQPAPGSDSFIVMDVNELSKDGTVAVPVFEPSPDGRLIAYAIAEGGSDWNVVRILDVERGENLPDVLTRTRYTPIGWLEDSSAFYYGRYPERSGSDMKFSQVWLHRIGTPQTADVLIFDTPDIPALNYSPVLTDDGKYIVLHAWENLVGNRLWVLPLEGLPADLSGQAGTALLAGKEIRLWDSGENEVHLAGNVGTRFYFSTNYGATRGRVVTVDLDAPGTMHELIAEGEGVLNGYTGGANLCGGKIVVRSLRDVTSRIDIYAMDGTHEREVQLPTLGTVAYYEFGKQDNPDFYIRFESFAHPPTVYHVDVDSGALTPFQPPQLDFDPAQIEVEQVFYTSKDGTRIPMFLVHRHGLLRDGTNPVYMTAYGGFGVSEVPAFSKQGAPWMAWLELGGMLAIPNLRGGGEYGEDWHKAGMLDKKQNVFDDLHAAAEWLVANGYTHTARLGIEGGSNGGLLTGAAITQRPELYGAAVVAVPLLDMLRYQHFTIGRLWIGEYGSADENAEQFAWIKAYSPLHNVVPGRQYPPTLITTGTHDDRVVPAHAYKFAAALQAAQGSDAPVLLHVESRVGHGIGKPLAFILDSVADQYIFFAQQFGLEL, encoded by the coding sequence ATGACTCCGCTCAAGTATCCTGCGACCCGAACGGTCGACCACGTCGACGAGTACCACGGCGTGAGCGTGCCCGACCCTTACCGCTGGCTGGAAGAGATGCGCTCGCAGGAGGTACTCGACTGGGCCGGCGTGCAGACCGGGCTGGCAGAGTCGGTCATCCGCAAGGATGGCCGCTGGCCAATCCTCCGCAAGCGGCTCAATCAGCTCGCCCGCTTCAACAAGGTCACGCCGCCCAAGCGCGCCGGTAACATGAAATTCTACTTCGAGACCGACGGCGTGGTCTCGCAGCCGTGGATTATGATCCAGCCGGCGCCCGGCTCCGACTCGTTCATCGTGATGGATGTCAATGAGTTGAGCAAGGATGGGACGGTCGCTGTTCCGGTATTTGAACCCAGCCCGGACGGCAGGCTGATCGCTTACGCCATCGCAGAAGGCGGCTCGGACTGGAACGTTGTGCGGATTCTGGATGTTGAGCGCGGCGAAAACCTGCCCGACGTCCTGACTCGCACGCGTTACACCCCGATTGGCTGGCTGGAAGACTCCTCGGCCTTCTACTACGGACGCTACCCGGAACGCTCCGGCAGCGACATGAAGTTCTCGCAGGTCTGGCTGCACCGCATCGGCACGCCGCAAACCGCCGACGTCCTGATCTTCGACACCCCTGATATTCCGGCGCTGAACTACTCGCCGGTGTTGACCGATGACGGCAAGTACATCGTGCTGCACGCCTGGGAAAACCTGGTCGGTAACCGGCTGTGGGTCTTGCCGCTCGAAGGTCTCCCCGCCGATCTTTCCGGGCAGGCGGGGACCGCGCTGCTGGCGGGAAAGGAAATCCGCCTGTGGGACAGCGGCGAGAACGAAGTGCATCTTGCAGGCAACGTCGGCACGCGCTTCTACTTCAGCACGAATTACGGGGCGACCCGCGGCCGCGTGGTCACCGTCGATCTCGACGCGCCGGGAACGATGCACGAGCTCATCGCGGAAGGCGAAGGCGTACTCAACGGCTACACCGGTGGCGCGAATCTGTGCGGCGGCAAAATCGTCGTGCGCAGCCTGCGCGATGTAACCAGCCGCATCGACATTTACGCCATGGACGGCACGCACGAGCGCGAAGTACAGCTCCCGACGCTCGGCACGGTCGCCTATTACGAGTTCGGCAAACAGGACAATCCGGATTTCTATATCCGTTTTGAATCCTTTGCGCATCCGCCGACCGTCTACCACGTCGATGTCGACAGCGGAGCGCTCACGCCCTTCCAGCCACCCCAGCTAGACTTCGACCCGGCCCAGATTGAGGTCGAGCAGGTGTTTTACACCTCGAAGGACGGCACGCGCATCCCGATGTTCCTCGTCCACCGCCACGGCCTGCTGCGCGACGGGACGAATCCGGTTTACATGACGGCCTACGGCGGCTTCGGCGTCTCGGAAGTGCCGGCCTTCAGCAAACAGGGCGCGCCGTGGATGGCGTGGCTGGAGCTGGGCGGCATGCTGGCGATTCCGAACCTGCGCGGCGGAGGCGAATATGGCGAGGACTGGCACAAGGCCGGCATGCTCGACAAGAAGCAGAACGTGTTTGACGATTTGCACGCCGCGGCCGAATGGCTGGTGGCAAATGGCTATACCCACACCGCCCGGCTGGGCATCGAGGGCGGCTCCAACGGCGGACTGCTGACCGGCGCGGCGATTACCCAGCGGCCGGAGCTGTACGGCGCGGCGGTGGTGGCCGTCCCGCTGCTCGACATGCTGCGCTATCAGCACTTTACCATCGGCCGGTTGTGGATCGGCGAGTACGGCAGCGCCGACGAAAACGCCGAACAGTTCGCCTGGATCAAAGCCTACTCACCACTGCACAACGTCGTCCCCGGCCGCCAGTATCCGCCGACGCTGATCACCACCGGCACCCATGATGACCGCGTCGTTCCCGCCCACGCCTACAAATTCGCGGCGGCCCTGCAGGCGGCGCAGGGCAGTGACGCTCCCGTGCTCCTGCATGTCGAGTCGCGCGTCGGGCATGGCATCGGCAAACCGCTGGCCTTCATCCTCGATTCTGTGGCCGACCAGTACATCTTCTTCGCGCAGCAGTTCGGCCTGGAATTGTAG
- the rho gene encoding transcription termination factor Rho — protein sequence MDIAQLEQNNLEELRQMARDAGIQRFSRLKKPDLILALMRADAERRGLKLRGGVLEISHDGVGFLRAEKYLPGPNDIYVAQAQIKRFNLRTGDMVIGQVRPPKDNEKYHGLLRVDAVNGVAPDENKQRPNFEDLTPIFPEQRFDLETSPRIMSTRMLNLIAPVGRGQRGLIVSPPKAGKTTILKEIANAISHNYPDVHLMMVLIGERPEEVTDMDRSVDAEVVASTFDDPVHHHVQVAEMALERAKRLVEMKKDVVLLVDSITRLARAYNLVVPTSGRTLSGGLDPMAIQPPKRFFGAARNVEEGGSLTIVATCLVNTGSKMDDLIYEEFKGTGNMELHLSRKLQERRVFPAFDVEQSSTRREEMLLGPDVLQRVYLLRRMWSHLAEDENIGPAGATEQLLQTFRQYDTNEEFLNSLTTNATGAGAMGRTYRR from the coding sequence ATGGATATCGCACAACTAGAACAGAACAACCTCGAAGAACTTCGACAAATGGCGCGCGACGCCGGAATACAGCGCTTCAGCCGCCTGAAGAAACCCGACCTGATCCTCGCCCTGATGCGCGCGGATGCTGAGCGGCGCGGCCTGAAACTGCGCGGCGGCGTGCTGGAAATCTCCCACGATGGCGTGGGTTTCCTGCGGGCGGAGAAGTACCTGCCCGGGCCGAACGATATTTACGTCGCACAGGCGCAAATCAAGCGCTTTAACCTGCGTACCGGTGATATGGTCATCGGCCAGGTCCGCCCTCCCAAAGACAACGAGAAATACCACGGCCTGCTGCGGGTCGATGCCGTTAACGGCGTTGCGCCCGACGAGAACAAACAACGGCCGAATTTTGAAGACCTCACCCCGATTTTCCCGGAACAGCGCTTCGATCTTGAGACCAGCCCGCGCATCATGTCGACGCGCATGCTCAACCTGATCGCGCCGGTGGGCCGCGGCCAGCGCGGCTTGATCGTTTCGCCGCCCAAGGCTGGTAAAACCACCATCCTCAAGGAAATCGCCAACGCGATCAGCCACAACTACCCCGACGTGCATCTGATGATGGTACTGATCGGCGAACGGCCTGAAGAAGTGACCGACATGGACCGATCGGTCGATGCCGAAGTCGTGGCCTCGACCTTCGACGATCCCGTGCATCATCACGTACAGGTGGCCGAAATGGCGCTTGAACGCGCCAAGCGGCTGGTCGAAATGAAGAAAGACGTCGTCTTGCTGGTAGACTCGATCACCCGGCTTGCCCGCGCCTATAACCTGGTCGTCCCGACCAGCGGACGGACGCTCTCCGGCGGTCTCGACCCGATGGCGATCCAGCCGCCCAAGCGGTTCTTCGGCGCGGCGCGTAACGTGGAAGAAGGCGGCTCACTGACCATCGTCGCGACCTGCCTCGTCAATACCGGCAGCAAGATGGACGACCTGATCTACGAAGAATTCAAGGGTACCGGCAACATGGAACTGCACCTCAGCCGCAAGCTGCAGGAGCGCCGCGTATTCCCGGCCTTCGACGTCGAGCAGTCCTCGACCCGGCGCGAAGAAATGCTGCTGGGGCCGGACGTGCTTCAGCGTGTCTACCTGCTCCGCCGCATGTGGTCGCATCTGGCCGAGGATGAGAATATCGGGCCGGCGGGTGCTACCGAGCAGCTCCTGCAGACCTTCCGCCAGTACGATACCAACGAAGAATTCCTCAACAGCCTGACGACCAACGCCACCGGCGCCGGCGCAATGGGCCGGACCTACCGCCGTTAA
- a CDS encoding zf-HC2 domain-containing protein translates to MPLTDRDYDLLSLYIDDELTPPERRAVELRLKDEPEFRAELAALRQTVALIKAMPEMITPRDLRLSPKIAAEVLAEIAARPVPRVHRPALRLMTNLAAAAASLVLVLAGALSLLSPTLTSPLTMSIAMQLGQVTSEASVVPTEPLGEQPTEKLTDEMLSGIAAPDATPLPYATAGFEANTMMDTPDDAAGALPETDPGAAAMMQMAAPTGAADTLFMAEPSPTRTAIGFIPTEGAGGGGDDGAGAAESAPAPMVQMDVPPASPANAGETTARAISPAPTSTAALLGSPTPELDSSLANTPAESQTDLPGAFAREELEQPTVIAGYTAPDNEDSVDVLGDDRAQSRGRAELASSALSSPAAGIAMLIAGFAIGLGLLILRRRQI, encoded by the coding sequence ATGCCGCTGACCGACCGCGACTACGACCTCCTTTCCCTCTACATCGACGACGAGCTGACTCCGCCCGAGCGCCGCGCCGTCGAGTTGCGCCTGAAGGATGAACCGGAATTCCGCGCGGAACTCGCCGCGCTCCGCCAGACGGTCGCCTTAATTAAGGCCATGCCGGAAATGATCACGCCGCGAGACCTGCGCCTTTCCCCTAAGATTGCGGCCGAAGTGCTGGCGGAAATCGCCGCCCGGCCGGTTCCGCGCGTCCACCGTCCGGCCCTGCGCCTGATGACCAATCTCGCGGCCGCCGCGGCCTCGCTGGTGCTCGTGTTGGCCGGCGCCCTCAGCTTACTGAGTCCCACCCTGACGTCCCCGCTGACTATGTCGATCGCCATGCAGCTCGGCCAGGTCACTTCAGAGGCGAGCGTGGTTCCAACCGAACCCCTTGGTGAACAGCCTACCGAAAAACTGACCGACGAGATGCTGTCGGGTATCGCAGCGCCAGACGCCACACCGCTGCCTTACGCCACCGCCGGGTTCGAGGCGAACACGATGATGGACACGCCTGACGATGCTGCCGGCGCGCTTCCGGAAACGGACCCCGGCGCAGCAGCCATGATGCAGATGGCCGCGCCCACAGGGGCCGCAGACACATTGTTCATGGCCGAGCCATCTCCGACCCGCACGGCCATTGGCTTCATTCCAACCGAGGGCGCCGGCGGCGGCGGTGACGATGGCGCCGGTGCAGCCGAGTCCGCCCCCGCGCCCATGGTTCAGATGGATGTGCCGCCCGCCAGCCCCGCCAACGCCGGCGAAACCACGGCGCGCGCCATCAGCCCGGCCCCGACCAGCACCGCTGCACTGCTCGGTTCCCCCACGCCTGAGCTCGACTCTTCGCTAGCGAACACGCCTGCTGAGTCGCAGACAGACTTGCCAGGTGCCTTTGCCAGGGAAGAGTTGGAACAACCAACGGTGATCGCCGGCTATACCGCCCCGGATAACGAAGACAGCGTTGACGTGCTGGGCGATGACCGGGCTCAATCGCGTGGACGCGCCGAACTCGCCAGCAGCGCGCTGAGTTCGCCTGCAGCCGGTATCGCTATGCTGATCGCCGGTTTCGCGATTGGGCTAGGCCTGCTGATCCTTCGCAGACGGCAGATCTGA
- a CDS encoding sigma-70 family RNA polymerase sigma factor, whose translation MHSAQPPDDLTLILAAQRGDIDAFNGLVTRYQNAAYTVAYRLLGEPFAASDAAQDGFINAFRKIREYRGGSFKAWLLRIVSNIAYDQMRYEKRRPATGIDDLPGGDTDDGPPLPSHDQTPEDAVEQREVQRALQECMNGLPEDQRLTLVMFDIEGYSYQDIADSSSVQLGTVKSRLSRARLGMRRCLDGKKELFPQIFRPVD comes from the coding sequence ATGCACAGCGCCCAACCCCCTGACGATCTGACGCTCATCCTCGCCGCCCAGCGCGGCGACATCGACGCGTTCAACGGACTCGTGACGCGCTACCAGAACGCGGCCTATACCGTCGCGTACCGGCTGTTGGGCGAGCCGTTCGCCGCCTCCGACGCGGCCCAGGACGGTTTCATCAACGCCTTCCGCAAGATCAGGGAGTACCGCGGTGGCAGCTTCAAAGCCTGGCTGCTGCGGATCGTATCAAACATCGCCTACGACCAGATGCGCTACGAGAAGCGCCGCCCTGCTACCGGCATCGACGACCTGCCAGGCGGCGACACCGACGACGGACCCCCGTTGCCCAGCCACGACCAGACGCCTGAAGATGCCGTTGAACAGCGCGAAGTCCAGCGGGCGCTGCAGGAGTGCATGAATGGCCTGCCGGAAGACCAGCGGCTGACGCTGGTCATGTTCGACATCGAAGGCTACAGCTATCAGGACATCGCCGATAGCAGCAGCGTCCAGCTCGGCACCGTCAAGTCGCGCCTCAGCCGCGCGCGATTAGGGATGCGCAGGTGCCTGGACGGCAAAAAGGAACTTTTCCCGCAGATCTTTCGTCCTGTTGATTAA
- a CDS encoding SdpI family protein, which yields MRTSLIAPLIIAGMFIFSILAFPALPEQVPSHWNTYGEIDSTMPKAIGAFIMPVFAAVLWGLMRVLPYIDPKRVNYSQFSGTLTAIILLIVVFFAFMHALVLGIPLGWPIDLPRLMMAGVSAMFVALGVLLPKISAQNYFVGIRTPWTLEDPEVWRLTHQFGGVLFAAGGVAGILGALVLPPETGFMVIMAVALLAAFGSIGASWWIYRRLHPRA from the coding sequence ATGCGTACGTCCTTAATCGCCCCGCTGATTATTGCGGGTATGTTCATTTTCTCGATCCTCGCTTTTCCGGCTCTTCCGGAACAAGTCCCGTCACACTGGAACACCTACGGCGAGATTGACAGCACGATGCCCAAGGCCATCGGCGCCTTTATCATGCCCGTGTTTGCGGCAGTCCTGTGGGGTCTGATGCGGGTCCTGCCCTATATCGACCCGAAACGTGTCAACTACAGCCAATTCAGCGGCACCCTGACTGCTATCATCCTGCTGATCGTCGTATTCTTCGCGTTCATGCACGCGCTGGTCCTCGGCATCCCGCTTGGCTGGCCAATTGACCTGCCGCGGCTGATGATGGCTGGCGTCTCGGCCATGTTTGTCGCGCTTGGCGTCCTGCTGCCGAAGATTAGCGCGCAGAACTACTTTGTAGGCATCCGCACGCCCTGGACGCTGGAAGACCCCGAAGTGTGGCGTCTGACGCATCAGTTCGGCGGCGTCCTGTTTGCCGCTGGCGGGGTGGCCGGCATCTTGGGCGCGCTGGTGCTGCCGCCCGAAACCGGCTTCATGGTCATCATGGCCGTCGCCCTGCTGGCCGCATTCGGCAGTATCGGCGCATCCTGGTGGATTTATCGGCGGCTCCACCCCCGCGCTTAG
- a CDS encoding CinA family protein, producing the protein MAEPLEIEVGRRLKTLNATVATAESCTGGLIAHLLTEVAGSSAYLMGGVVAYSNAVKERLLSVTPATLTEYGAVSEQTARQMAIGARALFGVDYAVSVTGIAGPGGDTPSKPVGLTYVGVAWSGGAEVERHVWGGTRTENKLASAHAALRLLLRVLG; encoded by the coding sequence ATGGCGGAACCCCTGGAAATCGAAGTTGGTCGTCGGCTAAAAACGCTGAATGCGACAGTTGCCACGGCCGAAAGCTGTACGGGCGGCCTGATCGCCCATCTCCTAACCGAAGTAGCCGGCAGTTCCGCGTACCTAATGGGCGGCGTGGTGGCTTACAGCAACGCGGTCAAGGAGAGACTTCTCAGCGTAACGCCGGCGACGCTGACAGAGTACGGCGCGGTAAGCGAGCAGACCGCGCGGCAGATGGCGATCGGCGCGCGCGCGTTGTTTGGCGTCGATTATGCGGTCTCGGTGACTGGAATCGCCGGTCCGGGGGGCGATACGCCTAGTAAGCCGGTCGGCCTGACGTATGTTGGCGTAGCCTGGAGCGGCGGCGCCGAAGTCGAGCGCCACGTCTGGGGCGGCACCCGGACCGAAAACAAACTCGCCAGCGCCCATGCCGCACTCCGCCTGCTGCTCAGGGTGTTGGGATGA
- a CDS encoding HAMP domain-containing histidine kinase: MGWQGMALAKRDTEFLAEAARLASEPVTERAIEGILGVVQHGMGLVSASVRAEDSESWTSGLNDPNAQSRTLSLKHRGRPLGELRVLFPEGIDDETLENPAFDVVARLLSGLLRDRELDLAEREVEAYRDRMLRLVTHDLRAPLAQIIGYAHLLQMDVPDDPMLVRFIDGIIHATTSMDKLLESLLRLERIRHSPRELYERVPVLTLAQSVFEDTQDAAEQKNITIEANLEDRRDAYVMGDAFLLQRAMENLVNNALKFTMPEGRVTLHLSFSSGMAEYSVQDTGVGIPPDQLANVFVPFYGTGGRKGKSPSGGFGLGLSLVTSIIEEHEGKVFLTSTLGEGSVFGFRLPLVID; this comes from the coding sequence ATGGGTTGGCAGGGAATGGCGCTGGCGAAAAGGGACACGGAATTTCTGGCAGAAGCCGCGCGTTTAGCTTCTGAGCCAGTAACCGAACGGGCGATTGAGGGGATCCTCGGAGTTGTTCAGCATGGCATGGGGCTGGTGAGCGCCTCCGTGCGGGCAGAGGATTCTGAAAGTTGGACATCCGGCCTCAACGATCCGAATGCCCAGTCGCGGACCCTGTCCCTTAAACACCGCGGCCGGCCGCTTGGCGAGCTGCGCGTGCTCTTTCCCGAAGGCATCGACGACGAGACTCTGGAAAATCCGGCCTTCGATGTCGTGGCGCGGCTGCTGTCTGGCCTGCTCCGCGACCGCGAACTGGACTTGGCCGAACGTGAAGTCGAAGCCTACCGCGACCGTATGCTGCGGCTGGTGACTCACGATCTGCGCGCGCCGCTTGCCCAGATCATCGGCTATGCCCATCTCCTGCAGATGGATGTTCCCGACGATCCGATGCTGGTGCGTTTCATCGACGGCATCATCCACGCGACCACCTCGATGGACAAGCTGCTCGAAAGCCTGCTGCGGCTGGAGCGCATCCGCCATTCCCCGCGCGAACTCTATGAGCGCGTGCCGGTGCTGACTCTGGCGCAGTCGGTCTTTGAGGACACCCAGGACGCTGCCGAACAGAAGAACATCACCATCGAGGCCAATCTGGAAGACCGCCGCGATGCATATGTGATGGGCGACGCGTTCCTGCTCCAACGCGCGATGGAAAACCTGGTAAACAACGCGCTCAAGTTCACGATGCCCGAAGGCCGGGTCACGCTGCACCTGAGCTTCAGCAGCGGAATGGCCGAGTACAGCGTACAGGATACCGGCGTGGGTATCCCGCCTGACCAGCTCGCCAATGTTTTCGTCCCGTTCTATGGCACCGGCGGCCGCAAAGGCAAGTCACCGTCGGGCGGCTTCGGTCTCGGGTTAAGCCTCGTGACCAGCATCATTGAAGAACACGAAGGCAAGGTCTTTCTGACCAGCACATTGGGCGAGGGCAGCGTCTTCGGCTTCCGGCTGCCACTGGTGATAGACTGA